The Haloferax sp. Atlit-12N genome window below encodes:
- a CDS encoding nucleoside phosphorylase yields the protein MAKQPHLLVEEGDVNDIALIPGDPGRVDRIAKQCENVEEVAQNREYKVVNAEYEGVPLTISSTGIGCPSAAIAIEELSRVGVETFIRVGTIGALQEDIEVGDMIVATGAAKEEGTSKRYESEVYPAVPDYDVLTSLVDSAEANDEDVHVGPIVSDDAFYNESDEYVDDWNAAGLLAIEMEAATVFSLARRKGLRAGAICTVDGNLVAGTQKGADSDEELPEKAKNNVERAISITLDAVTDLA from the coding sequence ATGGCGAAACAGCCCCATCTCCTCGTCGAAGAAGGCGACGTGAACGACATCGCGCTCATCCCCGGTGACCCCGGACGCGTCGACCGCATCGCAAAGCAGTGCGAGAACGTCGAGGAAGTCGCGCAGAACCGCGAGTACAAGGTCGTCAACGCCGAGTACGAGGGCGTCCCGCTCACCATCTCCTCGACCGGCATCGGCTGTCCCTCGGCGGCCATCGCCATCGAGGAACTCTCCCGCGTCGGCGTGGAGACGTTCATCCGCGTCGGCACCATCGGCGCGCTGCAGGAAGACATCGAAGTCGGCGACATGATTGTCGCCACGGGCGCGGCCAAAGAGGAGGGCACCTCGAAGCGCTACGAGTCCGAGGTCTACCCGGCCGTCCCCGACTACGACGTGCTCACGTCGCTCGTCGACTCGGCGGAGGCCAACGACGAGGACGTCCACGTCGGCCCCATCGTCTCCGACGACGCGTTCTACAACGAGTCCGACGAGTACGTCGACGACTGGAACGCCGCCGGCCTGCTCGCCATCGAGATGGAGGCCGCCACGGTGTTCTCGCTCGCCCGCCGGAAGGGCCTCCGCGCCGGGGCCATCTGCACGGTCGACGGCAACCTCGTCGCCGGAACGCAGAAGGGGGCCGACTCCGACGAGGAACTCCCCGAGAAGGCGAAGAACAACGTCGAGCGCGCCATCTCCATCACGCTCGACGCCGTCACCGACCTCGCGTAG